One window of the Oncorhynchus clarkii lewisi isolate Uvic-CL-2024 chromosome 19, UVic_Ocla_1.0, whole genome shotgun sequence genome contains the following:
- the LOC139375421 gene encoding isovaleryl-CoA dehydrogenase, mitochondrial — MFAVRSAFRLGARITEISRRGCAAGLPVDDVVNGLTEEQIQLRQTIRRFLAEKLAPIADEIDKSNEFVGMRDFWRDMGDMGLLGITAPLDYGGSGLGYLDHVIVMEEMSRVSAAVALSYGAHSNLCVNQMVRHGNTKQKDKYMAKLMTGEHVGALAMSEPNAGSDVVSMKLKARKEGDHYVLNGGKFWITNGPDADVLIVYAKTDPEAHQKGITAFIVEKGMPGFSTAQKLDKLGMRGSNTCELIFEDCKIPVENVLGPLNKGVYVMMTGLDLERLVLAAGPIGIMQAVMDFSVPYLHVREAFGQKIGHFQLMQAKMADMYTRLGACRQYLYNVARACDKGHSNSMDCAGVILYCAENATQVALDGIQCLGGNGYINDYPMGRFLRDAKLYEIGAGTSEVRRLIIGRAFNAMYK, encoded by the exons ATGTTTGCAGTCAGGAGTGCATTCCGCCTGGGTGCAAGAATCACTGAGATTTCAAGACGAGGATGCGCTGCCGGTCTTCCCGTGGATGATGTCGTCAACGGGCTTACCGAGGAGCAGATACAA CTCCGACAGACAATCCGGAGGTTCCTAGCCGAGAAACTGGCACCCATTGCCGATGAGATTGACAAGAGCAATGAATTTGTTGGGATGCGG GACTTTTGGAGGGACATGGGTGATATGGGACTTCTGGGTATCACTGCCCCAT TGGATTATGGTGGTTCAGGATTGGGTTACCTAGATCATGTGATTGTGATGGAGGAAATGTCGCGAGTGTCGGCAGCTGTCGCCCTCAGCTACGGGGCCCATTCGAACCTCTGTGTCAATCAGATGGTGCGCCATGGCAACACGAAGCAGAAGGACAAGTACATGGCCAAG CTCATGACAGGAGAGCACGTGGGTGCCTTGGCAATGAGTGAGCCCAACGCCGGATCCGATGTGGTGTCCATGAAACTGAAGGCCAGGAAAGAAG GTGACCACTACGTTCTTAACGGTGGAAAGTTCTGGATCACCAACGGGCCAGATGCAGACGTTCTCATTGTGTACGCTAAGACAGACCCGGAGGCTCACCAAAAGGGTATCACAGCTTTCATTGTGGAGAAG GGTATGCCAGGGTTTAGTACAGCACAGAAGCTGGATAAACTGGGAATGAGGGGATCCAACACTTGTGAACTTATCTTTGAGGACTGCAAGATTCCAG TGGAGAATGTCTTGGGTCCTCTCAACAAGGGAGTCTATGTGATGATGACTGGACTCGACCTGGAGAGACTTGTGCTCGCAGCAGGACCTATCGG CATTATGCAAGCTGTGATGGACTTTTCCGTTCCCTACCTGCACGTTAGAGAAGCTTTCGGACAGAAAATTGGACACTTCCAG TTGATGCAAGCCAAGATGGCTGACATGTACACACGCCTGGGTGCATGTAGACAGTATTTGTATAACGTGGCACGAGCCTGTGACAAGGGACACTCCAATTCCATG GACTGTGCTGGGGTCATTCTTTATTGTGCTGAGAATGCCACTCAAGTTGCTCTGGATGGAATTCAGTGCCTGG GTGGCAACGGCTACATTAATGATTACCCCATGGGCCGTTTCCTGAGGGACGCCAAGCTGTACGAGATCGGAGCAGGCACCAGTGAGGTGCGCAGGCTCATCATTGGTCGAGCCTTCAATGCCATGTACAAGTAG
- the LOC139374368 gene encoding protein O-mannose kinase: MGRSNSTTSRGVPVVLVCLGALLLGNVVIYLYLDSLQQSGDGDPHLTPHGACPPRHFRMANMRNCSPWLECPQVRTEVRKLKMIGQGAVKQVFLSEWKGHKVALSKLSSPEYQEDFLHGLSMLQALQGPHVVVLVGLCSEDHTLVTEYHPLGSLLNLDAVLAQERHRVRDTWQTRLRLALDYISILHYLHTSPTGTRVMCDSNDLVKTLSQFLLTSDFHLVVNDLDALPEVGAPAGSLVRCGHRELTGEFVAPEQLWPHSDGQPFVDELMPGYDEKTDIWKIPDVTRFLMGRVAGGDVVHFHLFQINGECKRRDPHLRPSAMDVLSVYRSVYATMMRDSPGPGGSRDML; this comes from the exons ATGGGCAGAAGCAACAGCACTACCTCGCGCGGCGTTCCAGTGGTGCTGGTGTGCCTTGGTGCTCTGCTATTGGGCAATGTGGTGATCTACTTGTACCTGGACTCGCTGCAGCAGAGTGGTGACGGCGACCCCCACCTGACTCCTCATGGGGCATGTCCGCCCCGTCACTTTAGGATGGCCAACATGAGGAACTGTTCGCCCTGGCTGGAGTGTCCACAAGTCCGCACAGAGGTGCGCAAGTTGAAGATGATCGGCCAGGGAGCTGTTAAGCAG GTTTTCCTGTCCGAGTGGAAGGGTCACAAAGTAGCCCTGTCCAAGCTCTCCTCTCCGGAGTACCAGGAGGACTTCCTCCATGGGCTCTCCATGCTCCAGGCCCTCCAAGGGCCCCATGTGGTGGTGCTGGTAGGCCTGTGCTCAGAGGACCACACCCTGGTCACAGAGTACCATCCGCTGGGCTCTCTGCTCAACCTGGATGCCGTGCTGGCCCAGGAGAGGCACCGCGTACGGGACACCTGGCAGACTCGCCTGCGGCTGGCACTGGACTACATCTCCATTCTCCATTACCTCCACACCAGCCCCACCGGGACCAGAGTCATGTGTGACTCGAATGACCTGGTGAAAACCCTGTCACAGTTCCTGCTGACCAGCGACTTCCACCTGGTGGTCAATGACCTGGATGCCCTGCCAGAGGTCGGGGCCCCTGCCGGCTCGCTAGTGAGATGCGGCCACCGGGAGCTCACAGGGGAATTTGTGGCCCCAGAGCAGCTGTGGCCCCATAGTGACGGCCAGCCATTTGTCGATGAGCTTATGCCGGGGTACGACGAAAAAACGGACATTTGGAAGATTCCAGATGTTACACGTTTCCTGATGGGGAGGGTAGCGGGAGGTGACGTGGTCCACTTCCATCTCTTTCAGATCAACGGGGAGTGTAAGAGAAGAGACCCTCATCTTCGCCCCTCTGCAATGGATGTCCTGAGCGTGTACAGATCAGTCTATGCAACCATGATGAGAGACAGTCCCGGTCCTGGTGGCTCCAGAGACATGCTTTAA